One genomic segment of Bacteroides caccae includes these proteins:
- a CDS encoding DUF4832 domain-containing protein: MKKFIFITGLLMSIFFYSCKEEDHGILPPIEGGGTIEVKDGRVTVNPAEYLYAIRNPMKGLREFFGPGYDKVRDEYPYPYGSIIKEYMQWNMLENNESDGVDKIIAYSNHRWQGVEDINVKVIPRIYIVWMEPWHGGYAKNTYTDNPDDLNGWHWPSDIPGETYDEDDLNAPIIGGYCHPTFQERVKKLVEKAGQAWDNDPRVAYVEMGIIGEFGEHHDPDITTVWAPHDQPNHVENRTWLPGIEKVLGDAFTAAFKNKKVMVRYAYEFKDYEFGIYWDSWAIDEEKVRGYEEMKKLGDRWKTQPIGGEITWNWGSLYKFKSFEEVVADEKTRDLVIQQIRDLHCNHLGGITWANFNDPSFEPNAELLQKTMGYRFVLSNFSYPTSIKPDEPFKISFDVTNTGSSPFYYDWPVEISLLNSQTKEVVWSKTLKTPKISQWMPGDNWNNSTKVYTQPATPNHVEEELTLDKKLDTGDYIISIAVLDPAGMLPSLRFAVQNYFEGGRHPMGHIGVNTEPIYFEIPVSSFNDMRQDKTLKYKIQ; this comes from the coding sequence ATGAAAAAATTTATTTTTATCACAGGACTATTGATGAGTATCTTCTTTTATTCATGTAAAGAAGAAGACCATGGCATACTCCCTCCTATCGAAGGGGGAGGAACTATAGAAGTCAAAGACGGAAGAGTTACGGTCAATCCGGCAGAATATCTTTATGCGATACGAAATCCGATGAAAGGTTTACGTGAATTCTTCGGCCCGGGCTATGACAAGGTAAGAGACGAATATCCGTATCCTTACGGCTCCATCATTAAAGAATATATGCAATGGAATATGCTGGAAAACAATGAAAGCGACGGTGTCGACAAGATTATAGCTTACAGTAACCACAGGTGGCAGGGAGTAGAAGATATCAATGTCAAGGTTATCCCACGTATCTATATCGTATGGATGGAACCCTGGCATGGAGGATATGCCAAGAACACTTATACAGACAACCCGGACGACCTGAACGGTTGGCATTGGCCAAGCGACATTCCGGGAGAGACATACGATGAAGACGATCTTAACGCTCCTATTATTGGAGGCTATTGCCACCCTACTTTTCAGGAAAGAGTGAAAAAACTGGTAGAGAAGGCTGGACAAGCATGGGACAACGATCCGCGGGTAGCGTATGTGGAAATGGGGATTATCGGCGAATTCGGGGAACATCATGACCCGGACATCACCACAGTATGGGCTCCTCACGACCAACCCAATCATGTAGAGAACCGTACCTGGTTACCGGGCATTGAAAAGGTGTTGGGAGATGCATTTACCGCTGCCTTCAAAAACAAGAAAGTAATGGTTCGCTATGCGTACGAGTTTAAAGATTATGAATTCGGAATCTATTGGGATTCATGGGCTATTGATGAAGAAAAGGTGCGTGGCTACGAGGAAATGAAAAAGCTCGGCGACCGCTGGAAAACTCAACCGATAGGTGGAGAAATAACCTGGAACTGGGGAAGCCTCTATAAATTCAAATCTTTTGAAGAAGTGGTGGCAGATGAAAAGACAAGAGACCTGGTCATCCAGCAAATACGTGATTTGCATTGCAACCACTTGGGAGGTATCACCTGGGCTAACTTTAACGACCCGTCTTTTGAGCCAAACGCTGAATTATTGCAAAAGACAATGGGGTACCGTTTTGTTTTATCCAATTTCAGTTACCCAACAAGTATCAAGCCGGATGAGCCGTTCAAAATATCATTTGACGTAACCAACACAGGCTCGTCACCCTTCTATTATGACTGGCCGGTAGAAATATCCCTGCTAAATTCCCAAACCAAGGAAGTTGTATGGAGCAAAACACTGAAGACTCCCAAGATATCCCAATGGATGCCGGGAGATAACTGGAACAACTCAACCAAAGTTTATACCCAACCGGCTACTCCGAACCATGTTGAAGAAGAACTGACTTTAGACAAGAAACTGGATACGGGAGATTACATCATCTCTATTGCTGTGCTAGATCCGGCCGGTATGCTTCCTTCACTGAGATTCGCCGTTCAGAACTACTTTGAAGGAGGACGTCACCCAATGGGACATATCGGCGTCAATACCGAGCCTATCTATTTTGAGATACCGGTCAGCAGTTTTAATGACATGAGGCAGGATAAAACCCTGAAATATAAAATCCAATAA
- a CDS encoding RagB/SusD family nutrient uptake outer membrane protein gives MKKYLSILAFSCLTLCSCDNFLDLTPQSVLTPENAYEKPEDWQQTLYAAYGTLQEVFVGKYTITLTEFGTDEVIPFDMGWAAYSQLHYYTFSASHEFLDNHYRLCYEGIKRCNAVIDMPSDAVSADLHNSMIMQARFLRAIYYFDLVRMYGGVPLWTKSSIDRSEIMRPRATVDEVYTLITQDMEAALGLPTSWPNAQDKGRATSYAAQALLARIYLQWGKPEEALKYCRMLEGKFKLYDNLKDIFDPKNKNQEYENIFEIQFKHSGSWGLEGSIQHSYWGPRNVGGPTNFGGWGGFGPTQYLYDSYDNNDKRKKAFFITEYAGVTQTPPSSGKFWDAETGNVIEDDNLNFTMIRYADVLLMKAEALNSIDDTSNDKYDALNEVRGRAGLTSITAADNLNKEQFAEVVLEERLHELCCEHLRRWDLIRFGKLGEYMKDHAGVTIQPYHVLYPIPQAAVDANDAITENNEGY, from the coding sequence ATGAAAAAATATTTATCAATATTAGCTTTCAGTTGCCTGACATTATGTAGTTGCGACAACTTTCTTGACTTGACACCCCAAAGTGTACTAACACCGGAAAATGCTTATGAAAAACCGGAAGACTGGCAGCAAACTCTTTATGCCGCTTATGGCACGCTCCAGGAAGTCTTTGTCGGGAAATATACCATTACCCTTACTGAATTCGGAACAGATGAAGTAATTCCGTTTGATATGGGTTGGGCGGCTTATTCCCAATTGCATTACTATACTTTTTCCGCTTCACACGAATTCCTGGACAATCACTATCGGCTCTGTTACGAAGGTATCAAACGTTGCAATGCAGTTATTGATATGCCTTCGGATGCAGTCAGTGCGGATCTTCATAATTCCATGATTATGCAAGCTCGTTTTTTAAGAGCGATCTACTATTTCGACTTAGTAAGAATGTACGGTGGAGTTCCCTTATGGACAAAATCATCCATTGACAGAAGTGAAATCATGAGACCGCGCGCTACGGTTGACGAAGTTTACACACTGATTACGCAGGATATGGAAGCAGCTCTCGGCCTCCCTACCTCCTGGCCGAATGCCCAAGATAAAGGAAGAGCCACTTCATACGCTGCCCAAGCTTTGCTGGCACGCATTTACCTTCAGTGGGGAAAACCGGAAGAAGCATTAAAATACTGCCGGATGCTCGAAGGCAAATTCAAATTGTACGATAATCTAAAGGATATATTCGATCCTAAAAACAAGAATCAGGAATATGAGAATATATTTGAAATTCAATTCAAGCATTCCGGTTCATGGGGACTGGAGGGAAGTATCCAGCATTCTTATTGGGGACCTCGTAATGTAGGCGGACCGACCAACTTTGGCGGCTGGGGCGGATTTGGTCCGACACAATATTTATACGATTCTTATGATAACAACGATAAACGTAAAAAAGCATTCTTCATCACAGAATATGCAGGCGTCACCCAGACACCTCCTTCTTCCGGCAAATTCTGGGACGCAGAAACAGGTAATGTGATTGAAGATGATAATCTGAATTTTACAATGATTCGTTATGCAGACGTGCTTTTGATGAAAGCGGAAGCGCTGAACAGCATTGATGACACAAGTAATGATAAGTATGATGCCTTAAATGAAGTACGAGGCAGGGCAGGACTGACTTCCATAACAGCAGCCGATAATCTGAATAAAGAACAATTTGCCGAAGTCGTACTGGAAGAAAGATTACATGAATTATGTTGTGAACACCTGCGCCGCTGGGATTTAATCCGCTTCGGCAAACTGGGCGAATATATGAAAGACCATGCCGGAGTCACCATCCAGCCTTATCATGTTCTATACCCAATTCCACAGGCAGCCGTCGATGCCAATGACGCTATCACAGAAAACAACGAAGGATATTAA
- a CDS encoding DUF4832 domain-containing protein, translating into MKSSIRNILLLMAFGTLSACSEQTVTVSYQEYPNAFRNPMKGFREFFAPGIDRVREEYPYPYGSLTKEYMQWNMIEDDANDGVDKIIAYSNHRWKGVEDINVKVIPRVFLVWLEPWHGGKPKDPTNPDDLTGWHWPKGIDPEKGPYKQKPNSVGAYVEEKDKNTPISGGYFDPSFPERVKKLVEKLGQAWDNDPRVAYVEMGIIGEWGEHHDPDLSTYWAPHDEPEHVANRTWIPGMEKILGDAFAKAFKNKKVMVRYAYEFKDYEFGIYWDSWSQPQEIVRGYEEMKKLGDRWKTQPIGGEITWNWGDLARFKSFEEVVADKDTREYVMEQIRNLHCNHLGGITWADFNEPEFRKNAEILQKAMGYRFIINEFSYPKEIKVGAQFPISFKVVNSGSSPFYYNWPVEVALLDPESHQKVWGKILEEVNISEWMPGDNWSVDEHKYQIAPPTYHIRKNISIDAPIAKGKYILALTVLDPAGMQPSLRFANENYFEGGYHPMGYIGIGESVADTRLNPDLFFDIQSDKSLKYQFKQPDK; encoded by the coding sequence ATGAAATCAAGCATCAGAAACATATTACTCCTAATGGCATTCGGAACGTTATCTGCTTGTAGTGAACAAACCGTCACGGTTTCTTACCAGGAGTATCCGAATGCATTCAGGAATCCGATGAAAGGCTTCAGGGAATTCTTCGCTCCCGGTATCGACCGGGTCAGGGAAGAATATCCCTACCCTTACGGTTCACTGACAAAAGAATATATGCAGTGGAATATGATCGAGGATGACGCCAATGACGGGGTAGACAAGATTATCGCTTACAGCAATCATCGATGGAAAGGCGTGGAAGACATAAATGTCAAGGTAATTCCCCGGGTTTTTCTTGTATGGCTGGAGCCCTGGCATGGCGGAAAACCTAAAGACCCCACTAATCCGGACGACTTGACCGGTTGGCACTGGCCTAAAGGAATAGATCCGGAAAAAGGTCCTTATAAACAGAAACCGAACTCCGTGGGCGCCTATGTAGAAGAAAAAGACAAAAATACCCCCATTAGCGGGGGGTACTTTGATCCTTCTTTTCCTGAGCGCGTAAAAAAACTGGTAGAGAAACTCGGACAGGCATGGGATAACGATCCACGGGTAGCGTATGTAGAAATGGGGATCATCGGCGAATGGGGAGAACACCATGATCCGGATCTCTCAACTTACTGGGCTCCGCACGACGAACCGGAACACGTAGCTAACCGGACATGGATTCCGGGCATGGAAAAGATCCTGGGAGATGCCTTTGCCAAAGCATTCAAAAACAAGAAAGTAATGGTTCGCTACGCCTATGAATTTAAAGATTATGAATTCGGAATTTATTGGGATTCATGGTCTCAACCCCAAGAGATTGTAAGAGGTTATGAGGAAATGAAGAAGCTGGGTGATCGTTGGAAAACCCAGCCGATAGGTGGAGAAATTACTTGGAACTGGGGAGATTTAGCCCGGTTCAAATCTTTTGAAGAAGTGGTGGCAGATAAGGATACCCGGGAATATGTCATGGAACAGATCCGGAACCTGCACTGCAATCATCTAGGCGGAATCACCTGGGCAGACTTCAACGAACCGGAGTTCCGGAAAAATGCAGAGATACTGCAAAAAGCCATGGGGTACCGGTTCATTATCAATGAATTCTCTTACCCGAAAGAAATTAAGGTGGGAGCACAATTCCCTATTTCTTTCAAAGTTGTCAACAGCGGATCGTCTCCATTCTATTATAACTGGCCGGTAGAAGTAGCTTTACTAGACCCTGAAAGTCATCAAAAAGTGTGGGGAAAAATATTGGAGGAAGTAAACATCTCCGAATGGATGCCGGGAGATAATTGGTCTGTAGATGAACATAAATACCAAATAGCTCCGCCAACTTATCACATCCGAAAGAATATTTCTATTGACGCCCCCATTGCCAAGGGAAAATATATCCTGGCTTTAACGGTGCTCGATCCGGCCGGTATGCAACCTTCGCTCCGATTTGCCAATGAGAATTATTTCGAAGGCGGTTATCATCCAATGGGCTATATCGGTATTGGTGAATCAGTTGCCGATACCCGTCTGAATCCAGATTTATTCTTCGACATTCAAAGTGACAAGTCTTTAAAATATCAATTCAAACAACCCGATAAATAA
- a CDS encoding SusC/RagA family TonB-linked outer membrane protein, with protein MKKHIILFIAIFFASVLHAQTINIRGTVTDTSNETLPGVSITIKGTQTGTVSDANGNYSIRAQRGNVLEFTFVGMVKQSVTVGKQNVINIQMAADAINLDEVVAIGYGIAKKSDLTGAVASIKSENLTNSKVGTVTTALQGLAAGVQVTTGSVKPGGDASVVIRGVGSLRAGSEPLYIVDGIPVQGGLQDLSSGDIESIEILKDASSASIYGSRGSNGVVLVTTKKGTSGKAKISLNASFGTQRMLNKQDLMNAQQYYELVSIAQPNYKWTSEELRLLSRGESTDWQDAVTQNGQYQNYNFSISGGKNDIQHFLGVDWYDQKGTIKNSSFNKLTVRYNMDAKLNKWLRYGVRFNVIESKLMNINEEADSGYGTMFSAISSQPTAPIYTEDGEYFDGFLNTRANPVAIVDLLDKATLKSRFVGSAYIEIEPIKNLKLRSDNGGELVFYKVNTYEDGRMGQHYTAGGHANVMSNKKRYWQTENTATYSFDINKEHQLSAMAGFSASRTDYEEVTADSKKLSSILKYYNLQGAEEHGPNSSYAVPSSLVSFYGRFNYNFSNRYLATLTMRGDGSSRFAPGHRWGFFPSLALAWRASEESFIKENAPVISNLKLRISAGKLGNQNIGDFAYAPTIALGGASANYILGNNLVTGSVQTSISNPELTWEKANQLDLGIDFGLFNNRIAGTIEAYYKRTTDLLWEVPLPLESGFGTSLTNIGKIDNKGIEFTLNTVNISTKDFLWTTAFMISYNNNKIKELYDGKQDVNKTLFVGRPIGQFYLLKSEGIWQTNEAAEAAKYNAQPGDRKILDAKKDYVINGEDRDFCGVSTPKYYGSFTNTFSYKGIDLTAFFTFAGGHKINNSLNRYLNSFNVWGNMSENYYKYYWRQDRPNNKYPAPRVGSAYANGDGTDANLQKGDYLRLRNLEIGYSLPKNVIRNIKASNIRVYFSVQNLFTATEFTGFDVESSDNTNPYPNARSFIGGISLNF; from the coding sequence ATGAAAAAACACATTATATTATTTATAGCCATCTTTTTTGCCAGTGTATTACATGCACAGACAATCAACATTAGAGGAACCGTTACCGACACGAGTAATGAAACATTGCCAGGTGTATCTATAACCATAAAAGGTACTCAAACAGGAACAGTAAGTGATGCAAACGGCAACTACAGCATCAGGGCCCAAAGAGGAAATGTTCTGGAGTTTACTTTCGTGGGTATGGTAAAACAATCTGTTACCGTAGGAAAGCAAAATGTCATTAATATACAAATGGCAGCAGACGCCATTAATCTGGACGAAGTAGTGGCAATCGGGTATGGTATTGCCAAAAAGAGCGATTTAACGGGTGCCGTTGCCTCTATCAAATCAGAAAATCTTACTAACTCCAAAGTAGGAACAGTGACAACTGCCCTGCAAGGACTTGCCGCCGGCGTGCAAGTCACTACCGGCTCCGTAAAACCGGGTGGAGATGCTTCTGTCGTTATTCGTGGAGTAGGTTCGCTCCGAGCCGGCAGCGAGCCGTTATACATCGTCGACGGTATTCCCGTACAAGGAGGTTTGCAGGATTTATCTTCCGGTGATATTGAATCTATCGAAATATTAAAAGACGCTTCTTCCGCATCTATCTATGGCTCGAGAGGTTCTAATGGCGTAGTACTCGTGACTACCAAGAAGGGTACAAGCGGAAAAGCCAAAATCTCCCTGAATGCCTCTTTCGGTACGCAACGAATGTTGAACAAGCAAGATTTGATGAACGCACAGCAATACTATGAATTAGTATCCATTGCCCAGCCTAACTACAAATGGACATCAGAAGAACTACGCTTGCTAAGCCGTGGTGAATCGACCGACTGGCAGGACGCAGTGACCCAAAACGGGCAATACCAAAACTATAACTTCTCGATTTCCGGAGGGAAGAACGATATACAACACTTTTTAGGAGTAGACTGGTATGATCAGAAAGGTACGATCAAAAACTCGTCTTTCAATAAGCTGACCGTCCGATATAATATGGATGCCAAACTAAACAAGTGGCTGAGATACGGTGTACGTTTCAATGTCATTGAGTCAAAGCTCATGAATATCAATGAAGAAGCCGATTCGGGATACGGAACTATGTTCAGTGCCATTAGTTCACAACCGACAGCTCCTATCTATACCGAAGACGGAGAATACTTCGATGGTTTCCTCAACACGAGAGCAAATCCGGTGGCTATTGTTGACCTGCTTGACAAAGCCACACTCAAGTCCAGATTCGTAGGTTCCGCCTACATCGAGATAGAACCGATAAAGAACTTGAAATTACGTTCCGATAACGGCGGAGAACTTGTCTTTTATAAAGTAAATACTTACGAAGACGGCCGTATGGGACAGCATTATACGGCTGGTGGCCATGCTAATGTGATGTCGAACAAGAAAAGATATTGGCAAACAGAGAACACTGCCACTTATTCATTTGACATCAATAAAGAACATCAACTTTCTGCAATGGCAGGTTTCTCCGCTTCCAGAACAGATTATGAAGAAGTAACCGCCGACTCCAAAAAGTTATCATCTATTCTCAAGTATTACAATTTGCAAGGAGCGGAAGAACATGGACCGAACTCTTCGTATGCAGTCCCATCTTCTCTGGTGTCTTTCTACGGACGATTCAATTATAATTTCAGCAACCGCTATTTGGCAACATTGACGATGCGCGGCGACGGTTCTTCCCGTTTTGCTCCGGGACACCGATGGGGATTCTTTCCGTCACTGGCTCTTGCATGGCGTGCTTCTGAAGAAAGTTTCATCAAAGAAAACGCTCCGGTCATCAGCAACCTGAAGTTAAGAATCAGCGCCGGCAAACTGGGTAACCAGAATATCGGAGATTTTGCTTATGCCCCGACAATCGCCCTCGGAGGAGCTTCCGCCAATTACATTTTAGGTAATAACCTGGTAACCGGCTCCGTACAAACCTCTATTTCGAACCCGGAACTGACTTGGGAAAAAGCCAACCAACTAGACTTGGGTATTGACTTCGGGTTATTCAACAATCGGATAGCCGGTACGATCGAGGCCTACTATAAGCGTACGACTGACCTGCTATGGGAAGTACCCCTTCCGTTGGAATCCGGCTTCGGAACTTCACTTACCAATATCGGCAAAATTGATAACAAAGGTATTGAATTTACGCTGAACACGGTCAACATCAGTACCAAAGACTTCTTATGGACAACTGCCTTCATGATTTCTTATAATAACAATAAGATCAAAGAACTTTATGACGGCAAACAAGATGTCAATAAAACATTGTTTGTGGGACGTCCTATCGGACAGTTCTACTTATTGAAATCCGAAGGTATCTGGCAAACCAATGAAGCTGCCGAAGCTGCCAAGTACAATGCCCAACCCGGTGACCGCAAGATTCTGGATGCCAAGAAAGACTATGTCATCAACGGAGAAGACCGTGATTTCTGCGGAGTTTCCACTCCCAAATATTATGGTAGCTTTACGAATACATTCTCATATAAAGGTATTGACCTTACCGCGTTCTTTACTTTTGCAGGAGGACATAAAATCAACAATTCACTGAACCGTTACCTCAATTCTTTCAATGTATGGGGAAACATGAGTGAAAACTATTACAAATATTATTGGAGACAAGACAGACCGAACAACAAATATCCGGCTCCGAGAGTTGGTAGTGCTTATGCCAACGGAGATGGTACCGACGCCAATCTCCAAAAAGGTGATTATCTCCGCCTCCGTAATCTGGAAATTGGTTATAGCTTGCCGAAAAACGTCATCAGAAATATCAAAGCCTCAAATATCAGAGTTTATTTCTCTGTACAAAACCTATTCACAGCTACGGAATTTACGGGATTTGATGTAGAGTCCAGCGACAATACCAATCCTTATCCGAACGCCCGTAGCTTTATCGGTGGTATTTCTCTTAACTTCTAA
- a CDS encoding nucleoside hydrolase — MKIYKYITSVALLSFCFLSACNKPTETKIPVPVIFDTDVGNDIDDVLAMQMLFNYEKAGTIDLLGITISKSNPYSIEYIDGYCRLNERGDIPLGYAYNGATPEDGGYLRQTLDTIIEGNKILYPQRSIKDNLPEGYKLLRKLLASQPDNSVVFIAVGPETNLSRLLCSEADEYSPLDGKSLVAQKVKLLSVMGGLYGNEFDFPEWNLVQDINAAQTVFSEWPTPVIASGWELGNKLLYPHQSILNDFPNAYKHPLCVSYQIYDKMPYDRQTWDLTSVIQAIEPEKDYFELSTKGTITIDSAGHSLFNASDKGQHQYLMIQGNENIQRTLGAIVRQVTGKEEKNINQ, encoded by the coding sequence ATGAAAATATATAAATATATCACATCTGTTGCACTCCTTTCGTTCTGCTTCTTGAGCGCCTGTAACAAGCCTACAGAAACGAAGATTCCTGTTCCCGTGATATTCGACACGGATGTCGGCAATGACATTGACGACGTGCTGGCTATGCAAATGCTATTCAACTATGAGAAAGCCGGAACAATAGATCTGCTAGGTATCACAATCAGCAAGTCCAACCCTTATTCAATTGAATATATTGACGGATATTGCCGCCTCAACGAGAGGGGAGACATTCCATTGGGATATGCATACAACGGAGCTACTCCCGAAGACGGAGGTTATCTCCGCCAGACTTTGGATACCATTATTGAAGGCAATAAGATACTGTATCCTCAAAGAAGCATAAAAGACAATCTGCCGGAAGGATATAAGTTATTACGGAAATTACTGGCTTCACAACCAGATAATTCCGTGGTATTTATTGCCGTAGGACCGGAAACGAACCTTTCACGCCTGCTATGCTCAGAAGCCGACGAATACAGTCCTTTGGACGGCAAATCACTCGTTGCCCAAAAAGTGAAGCTGTTGTCCGTAATGGGAGGACTCTATGGGAACGAGTTCGATTTCCCCGAATGGAATCTAGTACAGGATATAAATGCCGCACAAACCGTATTCAGCGAATGGCCCACTCCGGTCATTGCAAGCGGCTGGGAACTAGGCAACAAATTGTTGTATCCGCATCAGAGTATCTTGAATGATTTCCCGAACGCTTACAAACATCCTCTTTGTGTATCTTACCAGATATATGACAAAATGCCATACGACAGGCAAACTTGGGATTTGACTTCTGTCATACAGGCCATAGAGCCGGAGAAGGATTATTTTGAACTGTCAACAAAAGGAACGATTACAATAGACAGTGCAGGACACAGTCTATTTAATGCGTCAGACAAAGGACAACATCAATATCTTATGATTCAAGGAAATGAGAATATTCAGAGAACATTAGGTGCCATTGTCCGCCAGGTGACAGGGAAAGAAGAAAAGAATATAAACCAATAA